CGTTCAGGGCGTGACCCATGTGGAGTGATCCTGTGACGTTGGGCGGTGGTATTACAACAGAGAACTTAGAATCCTCTTTTATCTCCTTGGGTGAGTAAAGAGCCCTTTCTACCCAGAGTTTAGACCATCTTTCCTCTATCTCTTTATGGTCGTATTCCTTCATAGAGTATGTATTTTACTTGAGAAGGTCCATAACCTTCTTGATGCTCACCCTCATACGTTCAAAGGCTTGGGCAAGCCTTCCTATCTCGTCCTCAGAGGTGATGTCCACAGGCTCGTCTACGTTACCCTTTGCTATCTCTTCTGCTTTATGCTCAAGCTTACTTATGGGCTCAAACACAAGGTAGTTAAGGGCCGCTATAAGGAAGAGGATTATTCCAAGGAATATGGAAAACACAACAAGACCCTTGACAAGCCCAGAAAGCTGTGCCTTGGCAAGCACTGCATCAAATGGGACGGTTACCATGACAGCACCTACCACCTTACCCACTTCCCAGTTGGGATCGTACTGGGGTTTGTACCTCTCTAAGAGAGCCTTTGGCATGCTTTCCCTTTTTCCATGACAGGCAAGACAGCCAGCATCAGGTATCACAGCGGATGCATAAACAAACTGTTTTCCAGTAGTATCCTCCACTATACCCGTGTACTCTTTACTGTTGGTCGCCTTGAGAAAGTTTATTACCTTTGCTTCCATCTCCGAGGGTTCATCCTTTGGGTTTAAAGGATTGAAAGCCACCTGTCTTAGCTTAAAGCTTCCTAACCTCTCGCTTACGTCCTTAAAGATAGATGCTGTGAAGAAGCTAGAAGACTGAGCCTCAAGGACAAAGTCCACACCACCACAACCGCTAGCCAATAGCTCACCTATCTTGGGTCTTAGTATACCCCTCACGTACTCCCTGGAAGCCTTCGTAAAAGCCATGGCAACCCTTATCTGGTCCTCTACGTTCCTCTTGGCCTGGTTTATCTCCGAGTAGTAGGAGTAAAGTCCTACAGACAAACCTGAGACCAAACCGATGAAAA
The DNA window shown above is from Thermocrinis minervae and carries:
- a CDS encoding c-type heme family protein, whose translation is MRLPKPKSIRWKVAIPIVFIGLVSGLSVGLYSYYSEINQAKRNVEDQIRVAMAFTKASREYVRGILRPKIGELLASGCGGVDFVLEAQSSSFFTASIFKDVSERLGSFKLRQVAFNPLNPKDEPSEMEAKVINFLKATNSKEYTGIVEDTTGKQFVYASAVIPDAGCLACHGKRESMPKALLERYKPQYDPNWEVGKVVGAVMVTVPFDAVLAKAQLSGLVKGLVVFSIFLGIILFLIAALNYLVFEPISKLEHKAEEIAKGNVDEPVDITSEDEIGRLAQAFERMRVSIKKVMDLLK